A stretch of the Actinotalea sp. JY-7876 genome encodes the following:
- a CDS encoding response regulator, with protein MMTEIAALDVLLVEDDPGDVLMVQEVFEDHGLGGHLDVVNDGAEALAYLRREGAHAAARRPHVILLDLNLPKIGGREVLEAVKTDPELGSIPVVVLTTSSAEEDVVRAYTAHANAYVTKPVDWDAFTAAIRRIGHFFGDVARLPGR; from the coding sequence ATGATGACCGAGATCGCCGCCCTGGACGTCCTGCTCGTCGAGGACGACCCCGGCGACGTGCTGATGGTCCAGGAGGTCTTCGAGGACCACGGTCTCGGCGGTCACCTGGACGTGGTGAACGACGGCGCCGAGGCGCTGGCGTACCTGCGCCGCGAAGGTGCCCACGCCGCCGCCCGTCGCCCGCACGTGATCCTGCTCGACCTGAACCTGCCCAAGATCGGTGGCCGCGAGGTCCTCGAGGCGGTCAAGACGGACCCGGAGCTCGGGTCCATCCCGGTCGTGGTCCTGACCACGTCGTCCGCGGAGGAGGACGTGGTGCGCGCCTACACGGCGCACGCGAACGCCTACGTCACCAAGCCGGTCGACTGGGACGCGTTCACGGCGGCGATCCGGCGGATCGGGCACTTCTTCGGCGACGTCGCGCGCCTGCCCGGGCGCTGA
- a CDS encoding MBL fold metallo-hydrolase, producing the protein MDDAAPGRGAPGDVALVEVAPSVLVATSQPWSTTTTVVLGADGRCLLVDPALTPADLAALAATLARRGLSVEAGASTHPHWDHVLWSAALGAVPRWATRAAVEHARATADALAAEADATAPGHDPALTGRLDPLPGERVPWSGPEVVVVPHAAHCPGSAAFVVPGAGVLLAGDLLSETEIPLLDTDAVDPVGDHLAALRTLEAAAARWSVQALVPGHGTPTDAAGLAARLAADRAYLGALGAFPERPGARAAGAGLPAEDPRLADPEQRGHHDRQVAALRERG; encoded by the coding sequence GTGGACGACGCCGCGCCCGGCCGCGGTGCGCCCGGCGACGTCGCCCTCGTCGAGGTCGCCCCGAGTGTCCTGGTCGCGACGAGCCAGCCGTGGTCCACGACGACGACCGTCGTCCTCGGCGCGGACGGCCGCTGCCTCCTCGTCGACCCGGCGCTCACGCCGGCCGACCTCGCGGCCCTCGCCGCCACCCTGGCGCGCCGCGGGCTGAGCGTCGAGGCCGGGGCGTCGACGCACCCGCACTGGGACCACGTGCTCTGGTCGGCGGCGCTGGGAGCCGTTCCCCGGTGGGCCACCCGCGCCGCCGTCGAGCACGCCCGCGCGACGGCGGACGCGCTGGCGGCCGAGGCGGACGCGACGGCCCCCGGGCACGACCCGGCCCTGACGGGGCGCCTCGACCCCCTGCCCGGCGAGCGGGTGCCGTGGTCGGGCCCCGAGGTCGTCGTCGTGCCGCACGCGGCGCACTGCCCGGGCAGCGCGGCGTTCGTGGTGCCGGGCGCGGGCGTGCTCCTCGCGGGCGACCTGCTCTCGGAGACCGAGATCCCGCTGCTCGACACGGACGCCGTCGACCCGGTCGGGGACCACCTCGCCGCCCTGCGCACCCTCGAGGCCGCGGCGGCGCGCTGGTCCGTCCAGGCCCTGGTGCCGGGCCACGGGACGCCGACCGACGCGGCCGGGCTCGCCGCCCGGCTCGCCGCGGACCGCGCCTACCTGGGCGCGCTGGGTGCCTTCCCGGAACGTCCAGGGGCGCGCGCCGCGGGGGCGGGCCTGCCCGCGGAGGACCCGCGGCTGGCGGACCCGGAGCAGCGCGGGCACCACGACCGCCAGGTCGCGGCGTTGCGCGAGCGGGGCTGA
- a CDS encoding STAS domain-containing protein, which produces MAGTDQHAVGGITVAERDDSTVAHLWGEIDEALREQASIALSRALTRDLPVVLDAAQVTFIDSTGIAFLIQFMRVGREEGLPVTLRNPPSLVTDVLELLGLQGLFDASGDESTITAT; this is translated from the coding sequence ATGGCAGGCACAGATCAGCACGCCGTCGGGGGGATCACCGTCGCCGAGCGCGACGACTCCACGGTGGCGCATCTCTGGGGCGAGATCGACGAGGCGCTGCGCGAGCAGGCCAGCATCGCGCTGAGCAGGGCGCTCACCCGGGATCTGCCCGTCGTCCTCGACGCCGCGCAGGTGACCTTCATCGACTCCACGGGGATCGCGTTCCTCATCCAGTTCATGCGCGTGGGACGCGAGGAGGGCCTGCCGGTGACCCTGCGCAACCCGCCGTCGCTCGTGACGGACGTGCTGGAGCTGCTCGGCCTGCAGGGCCTGTTCGACGCCTCGGGCGACGAGAGCACCATCACGGCCACCTGA
- the ppgK gene encoding polyphosphate--glucose phosphotransferase, with protein sequence MTTTPELDPGTAGPTLAFGIDIGGSGIKGAPVDLVAGTFAADRVRIPTPQPSTPAAVARTVGELFDAFHLPAGMPIGVTFPAVIQHGVARSAANVDESWIGTDVTGVIAEATGRRVLAVNDADAAGYAETLYGAARDTPGVVLVVTLGTGIGSCLVVDGTLVPNTELGHLEIDGYDAESRAADSARERDDLDWERWAERLQRYFRVVEDLFWPDLIVVGGGVSKKHQNFLPLLDLRTPIVPAQLRNAAGIVGAAALAAHATASD encoded by the coding sequence ATGACCACGACCCCCGAGCTCGACCCCGGCACCGCCGGACCGACCCTGGCCTTCGGCATCGACATCGGCGGCAGCGGCATCAAGGGCGCCCCCGTCGACCTCGTCGCGGGCACCTTCGCCGCGGACCGGGTCCGCATCCCCACACCCCAGCCCTCCACGCCCGCCGCCGTCGCGCGGACCGTCGGCGAGCTCTTCGACGCCTTCCACCTGCCGGCGGGCATGCCGATCGGCGTGACGTTCCCGGCGGTCATCCAGCACGGCGTGGCCCGCTCGGCCGCGAACGTCGACGAGTCGTGGATCGGGACGGACGTCACGGGCGTCATCGCCGAGGCCACGGGGCGCCGCGTGCTGGCGGTCAACGACGCCGACGCGGCCGGCTACGCGGAGACGCTCTACGGCGCCGCCCGGGACACGCCCGGCGTGGTGCTCGTCGTCACGCTGGGCACGGGCATCGGCTCGTGCCTCGTGGTCGACGGCACGCTCGTCCCGAACACGGAGCTGGGCCACCTCGAGATCGACGGGTACGACGCCGAGTCCCGCGCGGCGGACAGCGCGCGCGAGCGCGACGACCTCGACTGGGAGCGCTGGGCGGAGCGCCTCCAGCGCTACTTCCGGGTGGTCGAGGACCTGTTCTGGCCCGACCTGATCGTGGTCGGCGGCGGCGTGAGCAAGAAGCACCAGAACTTCCTGCCGCTGCTGGACCTGCGCACCCCGATCGTGCCGGCGCAGCTGCGCAACGCCGCGGGGATCGTCGGCGCGGCGGCGCTGGCGGCCCACGCCACCGCGTCCGACTGA
- the map gene encoding type I methionyl aminopeptidase: MSISHAPGGTLVPGTLSPVRSVPAHIERPEYVGKDRELPFTGSEVKDAETIERIRVASRLAAQALEEVGRHVAPGVTTDELDRIGHEFLCDHDAYPSTLLYQPRPSQVPFLKSLCTSVNEVVCHGVPDSTVLRDGDIVNVDITAYKNGVHGDTDATFLVGDVDEESRLLVERTHEAMMRGIKAVAPGREINVIGRVIEKYAQRFGYGVVRDFTGHGVGEAFHSGLVVPHYDAAPRYATVIEPGMVFTVEPMLNLGTPEWEMWDDGWTVVTRDRRRSAQFEHTLVVTETGAEILTLP; this comes from the coding sequence ATGTCGATCTCGCACGCGCCCGGCGGCACCCTGGTCCCCGGGACCCTGAGCCCGGTGCGGAGCGTCCCGGCCCACATCGAGCGGCCGGAGTACGTCGGCAAGGACCGCGAGCTGCCCTTCACCGGCTCGGAGGTCAAGGACGCGGAGACGATCGAGCGGATCCGCGTGGCGTCCCGCCTCGCGGCGCAGGCTCTCGAGGAGGTCGGGCGGCACGTCGCGCCGGGCGTCACGACGGACGAGCTGGACCGCATCGGCCACGAGTTCCTGTGCGACCACGACGCCTACCCGTCCACGCTGCTGTACCAGCCGCGACCGAGCCAGGTCCCGTTCCTCAAGTCGCTGTGCACCTCGGTCAACGAGGTCGTGTGCCACGGCGTGCCGGACTCCACGGTCCTGCGGGACGGGGACATCGTCAACGTCGACATCACGGCCTACAAGAACGGCGTCCACGGCGACACCGACGCGACGTTCCTGGTGGGCGACGTGGACGAGGAGTCGCGGCTCCTGGTCGAGCGCACGCACGAGGCGATGATGCGTGGCATCAAGGCCGTCGCGCCGGGCCGCGAGATCAACGTCATCGGCCGCGTGATCGAGAAGTACGCGCAGCGCTTCGGGTACGGCGTGGTCCGGGACTTCACCGGGCACGGCGTCGGCGAGGCGTTCCACTCGGGGCTCGTCGTGCCCCACTACGACGCCGCGCCCCGGTACGCCACGGTGATCGAGCCGGGGATGGTGTTCACCGTCGAGCCCATGCTCAACCTGGGGACACCGGAGTGGGAGATGTGGGACGACGGCTGGACCGTCGTGACGCGCGACCGCAGGCGCAGCGCGCAGTTCGAGCACACCCTCGTGGTGACCGAGACCGGAGCGGAGATCCTGACCCTGCCATGA
- a CDS encoding MFS transporter: MTDRSSTTERLWTRDLVLASLANLVLAFVFYLLMTTMALYAVERFSATDSAGGLASSMFVIGAVVARLFAGNLADLVGRRRILVVSMVVFVVASFAYLPVDAAADSLGVLLAVRAVHGVAFGIASTAALSLAQSLIPASRRAEGTGYFTLSTTLATAIGPFLGLLLVHGPGYDVLFVVNGVVAVLGIVFSVLLLRTPDVLPGPDERARLRRFHPRDMLHPDVLPVASFMLVLAVSFAGVLTFLNSYAEDAGLESGASIFFLVYAVVLFGTRLVAGRVQDRRGDNVVVYTALAAFAVGLVLLGLATSDAVLVVAGGFLGMGFGTLMSAMQAIAVGRVPMRRVGVAVSTHFFMVDLGVGLGPILLGVLLDAIGYGDMYLVLAGTVVLSAALYHGVHGRKERARRRAVATLETPLDRAPVPAQG; the protein is encoded by the coding sequence GTGACCGACCGCAGCAGCACCACGGAACGACTCTGGACCCGGGACCTGGTCCTCGCCTCGCTGGCGAACCTCGTCCTGGCGTTCGTCTTCTACCTCCTCATGACCACGATGGCGCTGTACGCCGTGGAGCGGTTCAGCGCGACGGACAGCGCCGGGGGACTGGCGTCGAGCATGTTCGTCATCGGCGCGGTGGTCGCGCGCCTCTTCGCCGGCAACCTCGCGGACCTGGTCGGCCGGCGCCGGATCCTCGTCGTCTCGATGGTCGTCTTCGTCGTCGCCTCGTTCGCCTACCTCCCGGTCGACGCCGCGGCCGACTCCCTCGGTGTGCTGCTGGCGGTCCGCGCGGTGCACGGCGTCGCGTTCGGCATCGCGAGCACCGCCGCGCTGTCCCTCGCCCAGTCCCTGATCCCCGCCTCGCGCCGCGCGGAGGGCACGGGCTACTTCACGCTGAGCACCACGCTGGCGACGGCGATCGGCCCGTTCCTCGGCCTGCTCCTGGTGCACGGCCCCGGGTACGACGTGCTGTTCGTCGTCAACGGCGTGGTCGCGGTGCTCGGGATCGTGTTCTCGGTGCTGCTGCTCCGGACGCCCGACGTGCTGCCGGGGCCGGACGAGCGCGCGCGGCTGCGGCGGTTCCACCCGCGCGACATGCTCCACCCCGACGTGCTGCCCGTCGCGAGCTTCATGCTCGTGCTCGCGGTGAGCTTCGCCGGCGTGCTGACGTTCCTCAACTCCTACGCGGAGGATGCGGGACTCGAGTCCGGCGCGAGCATCTTCTTCCTCGTCTACGCGGTGGTGCTGTTCGGGACGCGCCTCGTCGCGGGCAGGGTCCAGGACCGGCGCGGGGACAACGTCGTGGTCTACACGGCGCTCGCCGCGTTCGCGGTGGGGCTCGTCCTGCTCGGCCTGGCCACCTCCGACGCCGTGCTCGTCGTCGCCGGCGGGTTCCTGGGGATGGGCTTCGGCACGCTCATGTCGGCGATGCAGGCCATCGCCGTCGGCCGCGTGCCCATGCGCCGCGTCGGCGTCGCCGTCTCGACGCACTTCTTCATGGTGGACCTGGGCGTGGGCCTCGGCCCGATCCTCCTGGGCGTGCTGCTCGACGCCATCGGCTACGGCGACATGTACCTGGTGCTGGCGGGCACCGTCGTCCTCTCGGCCGCCCTGTACCACGGCGTCCACGGGCGCAAGGAACGCGCGCGGCGACGCGCCGTGGCGACGCTCGAGACGCCCCTGGACCGCGCGCCGGTGCCGGCGCAGGGCTGA
- a CDS encoding SPOR domain-containing protein — MGDGTEFWFNPGTGEIEEGRVSPWTERMGPYPTREAAQQALTKARARTDAWDEDDRRWRDG, encoded by the coding sequence ATGGGCGACGGCACGGAGTTCTGGTTCAACCCCGGGACGGGGGAGATCGAGGAGGGGCGCGTGAGCCCGTGGACCGAGCGGATGGGCCCGTACCCGACGCGCGAGGCGGCCCAGCAGGCGCTGACGAAGGCCCGCGCCCGCACCGACGCGTGGGACGAGGACGACCGGCGGTGGCGTGACGGCTGA